One window of the Roseovarius sp. THAF9 genome contains the following:
- the tsf gene encoding translation elongation factor Ts, which translates to MAITAASVKELRDKTGAGMMDAKKALTETDGDMDAAVDWLRTKGLAKAAKKSGRTAAEGLVAVSVTGGTGVAVEVNAETDFVAKNAEFQKMVGDIAAAAVGVANIDALQSAEIGGKSVADTITDKIATIGENMGLRRMEKIEGDTVVSYIHNAATDGMGKIGVLVAMKGGDEAFGRQVAMHIAATNPAALNEAELDQAVVDKERQVQIDIARESGKPEQVIEKMIEGRMKKYMSEITLVNQSFVINPDLTVGAAAAEAGAEITGFIRMEVGEGIEKKEENFAEEVAKAAQG; encoded by the coding sequence ATGGCGATCACAGCTGCAAGTGTGAAAGAGCTGCGCGACAAGACCGGCGCGGGCATGATGGACGCGAAAAAAGCGCTGACCGAAACCGATGGCGACATGGACGCCGCCGTTGACTGGCTGCGCACCAAGGGCCTGGCGAAAGCCGCCAAGAAATCCGGCCGCACCGCCGCCGAGGGCCTGGTGGCCGTCAGCGTGACCGGGGGCACGGGGGTTGCCGTCGAGGTGAATGCCGAGACAGACTTCGTTGCCAAGAACGCCGAGTTCCAGAAGATGGTGGGTGACATTGCCGCCGCTGCCGTGGGCGTGGCCAATATCGACGCGCTGCAATCCGCCGAGATCGGTGGCAAGAGCGTGGCCGACACCATCACCGACAAGATCGCCACGATCGGCGAGAACATGGGCCTGCGCCGCATGGAGAAGATCGAGGGCGACACGGTGGTGAGCTACATCCACAACGCCGCCACCGACGGCATGGGCAAGATCGGCGTGCTGGTCGCCATGAAAGGTGGTGACGAGGCGTTCGGCCGTCAGGTCGCGATGCATATCGCCGCCACCAACCCCGCCGCTTTGAACGAGGCGGAGTTGGACCAGGCCGTGGTCGACAAGGAACGCCAGGTGCAGATCGACATCGCCCGCGAATCCGGCAAGCCGGAGCAGGTGATCGAGAAAATGATCGAGGGCCGCATGAAGAAATACATGTCCGAGATCACGCTGGTGAACCAGTCCTTCGTCATCAACCCCGACCTGACCGTCGGCGCCGCCGCCGCTGAAGCGGGCGCCGAGATTACCGGCTTCATCCGCATGGAAGTGGGTGAGGGGATCGAGAAGAAGGAAGAGAACTTCGCCGAGGAAGTCGCCAAGGCGGCTCAGGGCTGA
- a CDS encoding serine/threonine protein kinase, producing MAQKTIVNSWNEWDPLKHVIVGRADDCHIPPEEPALDAKVPEDSDMRGQWGRRPQETIDRANELLDRFAGQLEARGIRVDRPVPIDHSQPVTTPDFHTASQFGCMPPRDVLLTVGSEILEATMSYRCRWFEYLNYRPLMQRYWEEDPNFRHESAPKPRLTDADYHPDYLSEKIGDEKRLQWAAEKFFVTTEEEPLFDAADVLRFGRDLVVQHGFTTNLKGIEWLRRHFPEHRVHAVNFPGDPYPIHIDATFTPLRPGLILNNPQRRLPEDQRKMFEANGWEIVDAAQPAHNAPPPLCYSSVWLSMNVLVLDPGTVCVEKSEVYQAEQMDRLGMDVVEVELRDAYAFGGGLHCCTADVYREGGCEDYFPYLDG from the coding sequence ATGGCGCAGAAGACGATTGTAAATTCGTGGAACGAATGGGACCCGCTGAAGCACGTGATCGTGGGGCGGGCGGATGATTGCCACATCCCGCCCGAGGAACCGGCGCTGGACGCCAAGGTGCCCGAGGACAGCGATATGCGCGGGCAGTGGGGGCGCCGCCCGCAGGAGACGATCGACCGGGCGAATGAATTGCTGGATCGGTTCGCCGGACAATTGGAGGCGCGCGGCATACGGGTGGACCGGCCCGTGCCGATCGACCACAGCCAGCCGGTGACGACGCCGGATTTCCACACGGCCAGCCAGTTCGGCTGCATGCCGCCGCGCGATGTTCTGTTGACCGTGGGGTCCGAGATCCTGGAGGCGACGATGTCTTATCGCTGTCGGTGGTTCGAGTATCTGAATTACCGGCCGTTGATGCAGAGATACTGGGAGGAGGACCCGAATTTCCGCCACGAGTCCGCGCCGAAGCCTCGGCTGACCGATGCGGATTATCATCCCGATTATCTGTCGGAGAAGATCGGCGATGAAAAGCGCCTGCAATGGGCCGCCGAGAAGTTTTTTGTCACAACCGAGGAAGAGCCGCTCTTCGACGCCGCCGATGTGCTGCGGTTCGGGCGTGACCTGGTGGTGCAGCACGGGTTCACCACGAACCTCAAGGGGATCGAGTGGCTGCGGCGGCATTTCCCGGAGCACCGCGTGCACGCGGTCAACTTTCCGGGCGATCCGTACCCGATCCATATCGACGCGACGTTCACACCTCTGCGGCCGGGGCTGATCCTGAACAACCCGCAGCGGCGCTTGCCTGAGGACCAGCGCAAGATGTTCGAGGCGAACGGTTGGGAGATCGTAGACGCCGCGCAGCCCGCGCATAACGCGCCGCCGCCGCTGTGCTATTCGTCGGTGTGGCTGAGCATGAACGTGCTGGTGCTGGACCCGGGGACAGTCTGCGTGGAGAAATCCGAGGTCTACCAAGCCGAACAGATGGACCGTCTTGGGATGGACGTGGTCGAGGTCGAGTTGCGCGACGCCTATGCTTTCGGCGGCGGGCTGCATTGCTGTACGGCGGATGTGTATCGCGAAGGCGGCTGCGAGGATTACTTTCCGTATCTGGACGGGTAG
- a CDS encoding LuxR family transcriptional regulator — translation MISTAHLNTLLNAPSIEELWDMHVAQMADYGFDRVIYGFTRYRTSTSLGDPDDFVLLSNHSPEYMDTFIGDGLYHHAPMVRWALDNEGACSWRVMAEMLETDTLTAQERKVVDFNASMGVTCGYSISFKSMSPRTKGAVALTAHADQDQAACDKLWDKHGEDIILLNNIVHLRILTLPYEAPGRSLTKRQKEVLGWVGDGKTIQDIALLMELTPATVEKHLRLAREALSVETTAQAVLKAAFQNQIFVLET, via the coding sequence GTGATCTCCACCGCGCATCTCAACACGCTGCTGAACGCGCCCAGCATCGAAGAGCTCTGGGACATGCATGTTGCGCAAATGGCCGATTACGGCTTCGACCGGGTGATCTACGGCTTCACTCGGTACCGTACGTCGACCTCGCTGGGCGATCCGGACGATTTCGTCCTGCTCAGCAACCATTCGCCCGAATACATGGACACGTTCATCGGCGACGGCCTCTATCACCACGCGCCAATGGTCCGCTGGGCGCTGGATAACGAAGGGGCCTGTTCCTGGCGGGTCATGGCCGAGATGCTGGAAACCGATACGTTGACAGCACAGGAACGCAAGGTGGTCGACTTCAACGCCTCCATGGGCGTGACCTGCGGCTACTCGATCAGTTTCAAATCCATGTCGCCGCGGACCAAGGGCGCCGTCGCGCTCACCGCACATGCCGATCAGGATCAGGCGGCCTGCGACAAGCTGTGGGACAAACACGGCGAGGACATCATACTGCTCAACAACATCGTGCATCTGCGCATCCTCACCCTGCCCTATGAGGCGCCGGGCCGGTCCCTGACCAAGCGCCAGAAAGAGGTGCTGGGCTGGGTTGGCGACGGCAAAACGATCCAGGACATTGCGCTTCTGATGGAACTGACACCGGCCACGGTGGAGAAACACCTGCGCCTCGCGCGCGAGGCCCTGAGCGTCGAAACCACCGCCCAGGCGGTGCTCAAGGCCGCGTTCCAGAACCAGATCTTCGTGCTCGAAACCTGA
- the aroQ gene encoding type II 3-dehydroquinate dehydratase, which yields MTSILILNGPNLNLLGTRQPEVYGTTTLNDIEAQCTEAARSLGLSLAFAQSNAEGAMVDMIHEARGTHDGLILNAGAYTHTSIALMDAISSTEIPTIELHLSNIHAREEFRHTSYIAKVALGVICGFGAHGYTLALQAMANHLEVAT from the coding sequence ATGACTTCCATCCTGATCCTCAACGGGCCAAACCTCAACCTGCTGGGTACACGCCAGCCCGAAGTCTACGGCACCACGACGCTGAATGACATCGAGGCCCAATGTACCGAGGCGGCCCGATCGCTCGGCCTGTCCCTCGCCTTCGCCCAATCCAATGCCGAGGGCGCGATGGTCGACATGATCCACGAGGCCCGCGGCACGCATGACGGCCTTATCCTCAACGCCGGCGCCTACACACACACCTCCATCGCTCTCATGGACGCGATCTCCAGCACCGAAATCCCCACGATCGAGCTGCATCTCAGCAATATCCACGCCCGCGAAGAGTTTCGTCACACCTCCTACATCGCAAAGGTCGCCCTCGGGGTGATCTGCGGTTTCGGCGCGCATGGCTACACGCTGGCGCTTCAGGCCATGGCCAACCACCTGGAGGTCGCGACGTGA
- a CDS encoding DoxX family protein — MAATDPTPTGTPVILRVGRTLIAVLFLAGAVQKALGPEQGMALLGNLGLPGWLIWPALLFNAVAGLALLLGYATRWVALALSVYCMVTSIFHFQPEDGWQMSIFVKNWAIAGGLLVMSDYARRV; from the coding sequence ATGGCCGCGACAGACCCCACCCCGACCGGAACGCCTGTGATCCTGCGCGTGGGCCGCACGTTGATCGCGGTGCTGTTTCTGGCCGGTGCGGTGCAGAAAGCGTTGGGCCCGGAGCAAGGTATGGCGCTGCTGGGCAATCTGGGCCTGCCCGGCTGGCTGATCTGGCCCGCGCTGCTGTTCAACGCGGTGGCCGGTCTGGCGCTTTTGCTGGGATACGCGACGCGTTGGGTCGCACTGGCGCTGAGCGTCTATTGCATGGTGACGAGCATTTTCCATTTCCAGCCCGAGGATGGCTGGCAGATGTCGATCTTCGTCAAGAACTGGGCGATTGCGGGCGGTCTGCTGGTGATGAGCGATTACGCGCGCCGGGTCTAG
- a CDS encoding MATE family efflux transporter translates to MAHVIDARFTEGSLMRHVSIMSLTSSLGLMAIFAVDLIDVLFISMLGQEALAAAAGYASTVMFFASAINIGLSIAAGALVANSLGAGKDLPAREHAFSAAMFAIAFGILVPLIMLPNLDLILGLIGADGDVAERAKSYLWIILPSTFMSGIGMTVVATLRAYGDARRAMYPSLIGAIVNGALDPLLIFGLSMGLEGAAWATVAARMATMLLALWFAWRVHDAFAVPRTQCFAYDIREGMQIAAPAVLATIATPVGAAIVTREMAKYGTDAVAGMAIISRMIPVVFSVVLALSGAIGPIMGQNFGAGRLDRVRQAFFDGVIFAGFYVVLISGLLFVFRQQIADLFGAQGMTRELIVLFCGPIALASFFNAVIFVANASYNNLGHPSYSTWINWGRQTLGTIPFILVGGALYGAPGVLIGQAAGGVLFAGIATWLSLWMITDQAHPMRQLTCRFQLQRRMHEMYNRTA, encoded by the coding sequence ATGGCCCATGTAATTGACGCCCGTTTCACTGAAGGCAGCCTCATGCGGCATGTGTCCATCATGTCGCTGACCTCCAGCCTTGGGCTGATGGCCATTTTCGCGGTCGACCTGATCGACGTGCTGTTCATCTCGATGCTGGGGCAAGAGGCGCTGGCCGCTGCCGCCGGCTATGCCAGCACGGTCATGTTCTTTGCCAGCGCCATCAATATCGGCCTCTCCATCGCGGCGGGTGCGCTGGTCGCCAACTCGCTGGGCGCGGGCAAGGATCTGCCGGCGCGCGAACACGCGTTTTCCGCGGCCATGTTCGCCATCGCCTTCGGCATTCTGGTGCCGCTGATCATGCTGCCCAATCTCGACCTGATCCTGGGGCTGATCGGCGCCGACGGCGACGTGGCCGAGCGTGCCAAGAGCTACCTGTGGATCATCCTGCCCAGCACCTTCATGTCCGGCATCGGCATGACGGTGGTCGCCACGCTGCGCGCCTATGGCGACGCGCGCCGGGCCATGTATCCCTCGCTGATCGGGGCCATCGTCAACGGCGCGCTCGACCCGCTGCTGATCTTCGGCCTGTCGATGGGGCTGGAAGGCGCGGCCTGGGCTACCGTGGCTGCTCGCATGGCCACGATGCTACTGGCGCTCTGGTTCGCATGGCGTGTCCACGACGCCTTTGCCGTACCGCGCACGCAATGTTTCGCCTATGACATCCGAGAAGGCATGCAGATCGCGGCGCCCGCAGTGCTTGCCACCATCGCAACGCCGGTCGGCGCGGCCATCGTGACCCGCGAAATGGCCAAGTACGGCACCGATGCCGTCGCGGGCATGGCGATCATCAGCCGCATGATCCCGGTGGTGTTCTCGGTAGTGCTGGCGCTCTCGGGCGCCATCGGCCCGATCATGGGGCAGAATTTCGGGGCAGGGCGGCTAGACCGGGTGCGGCAGGCGTTCTTCGACGGCGTGATCTTTGCCGGGTTCTACGTCGTGCTGATCTCGGGGCTGCTGTTCGTCTTCCGCCAGCAAATTGCCGATCTTTTCGGGGCCCAGGGCATGACGCGCGAGCTGATCGTGCTGTTCTGCGGGCCCATCGCGCTGGCCAGCTTCTTCAACGCGGTCATCTTCGTGGCCAACGCATCCTACAACAACCTTGGGCACCCTAGCTATTCTACTTGGATCAACTGGGGCCGACAAACCCTTGGCACGATACCATTTATTCTGGTTGGCGGTGCGCTTTACGGAGCGCCGGGTGTGCTGATCGGCCAAGCGGCGGGCGGTGTCCTGTTTGCCGGAATTGCCACCTGGCTCAGCCTCTGGATGATCACCGACCAGGCCCATCCGATGCGCCAACTGACCTGCCGCTTCCAGTTGCAGCGCCGGATGCACGAAATGTACAATCGCACGGCCTAG
- a CDS encoding acyl-CoA dehydrogenase: MSLDAPKLRDKDKPDLAGFDWADPFLLNTQLEEDERMIADSARNFAQETLQPKVKDAYAAETSDPGIFREMGQMGLLGTTIPEEYGGLGANYTTYGLVAREIERVDSGYRSMMSVQSSLVMYPIYAYGSEDQRQKYLPGLASGELIGCFGLTEPDAGSDPAGMKTRAEKTDAGYRISGSKMWISNAPIADVFVVWAKSDAHDGKIRGFVLDKGMKGLSAPKIGGKQSLRASITGEIVMDGVEVGEDALLPNVQGLKGPFGCLNRARYGIAWGVMGAAEFCWHAARQYGLDRKQFKRPLAQTQLFQKKLADMQTEITLGLQAALRVGRLMDEAQAAPEMISLIKRNNCGKALDIARQARDMHGGNGISEEFHVIRHMMNLETVNTYEGTHDVHALILGRAQTGLQAFF; this comes from the coding sequence ATGAGCCTCGACGCCCCCAAACTTCGTGACAAGGACAAGCCCGACCTCGCCGGGTTCGACTGGGCCGATCCGTTCCTCTTGAACACCCAGCTGGAAGAAGACGAACGCATGATCGCCGACAGCGCCCGCAACTTTGCGCAGGAGACGCTGCAACCCAAGGTCAAGGACGCCTACGCCGCCGAGACCTCCGATCCCGGAATCTTTCGCGAGATGGGGCAGATGGGCCTTCTGGGCACCACCATCCCCGAGGAATACGGCGGGCTTGGCGCGAATTACACAACCTACGGCCTCGTCGCGCGCGAGATCGAGCGCGTGGATTCGGGCTATCGCTCGATGATGTCGGTGCAGTCCAGCCTCGTGATGTATCCCATCTACGCCTATGGCAGCGAGGACCAGCGCCAGAAATACCTGCCGGGCCTCGCCTCGGGCGAGCTGATCGGGTGTTTCGGCCTCACCGAGCCCGACGCGGGCTCGGACCCCGCCGGCATGAAAACCCGCGCCGAGAAGACTGACGCGGGCTACAGGATCTCCGGCTCCAAGATGTGGATCTCGAACGCGCCCATCGCCGATGTTTTCGTCGTCTGGGCCAAGTCCGACGCCCATGACGGCAAGATCCGCGGTTTCGTGCTCGACAAGGGCATGAAAGGCCTCAGCGCGCCCAAGATCGGCGGCAAGCAAAGCTTGCGCGCCTCGATCACCGGCGAGATCGTCATGGACGGCGTCGAGGTAGGTGAAGACGCTCTTTTGCCGAATGTTCAAGGACTTAAAGGCCCTTTTGGATGTCTCAACCGTGCGCGCTACGGCATCGCCTGGGGCGTCATGGGTGCGGCCGAGTTCTGCTGGCACGCCGCGCGCCAATACGGCCTCGACCGCAAGCAGTTCAAGCGCCCGCTGGCCCAGACGCAGCTCTTTCAAAAGAAACTCGCCGACATGCAGACCGAAATCACCCTCGGCCTTCAGGCAGCACTTCGCGTCGGCCGCCTGATGGACGAGGCGCAAGCCGCGCCCGAGATGATCAGCCTCATCAAGCGCAACAATTGCGGCAAGGCGCTCGATATCGCGCGGCAGGCCCGCGACATGCATGGCGGCAATGGCATTTCAGAGGAATTCCACGTCATCCGTCACATGATGAACCTGGAAACCGTCAACACCTACGAAGGCACGCACGACGTGCACGCGCTGATCCTCGGGCGCGCGCAAACCGGCCTTCAGGCCTTCTTCTGA
- a CDS encoding LysR substrate-binding domain-containing protein produces the protein MSLPRRFLPSLGALRALEALERLGSLTAVAEELNLSQSAVSRQLQTLESQLGVPLFVREGRRVRLTPQTREYAGETRAALNRISQASLKLALNPGGGSLNLAILPTFGMRWLVPRLPEFAAAHPEVTLNLSTRLKPFNFAVEPFDAAILFGDGGWPGTQSLRLKSEAVVAVAAPALLERTQVSGPDDVLSLPLLHIETRPEAWRAWFAAHGVETGSVAGTIYDQFSTITQAALHGLGVALLPDYLAEQDLATGKLVPVWGGRTDSPGAYHLVWPEEKAQDSAVTKFRDWLAPQAEDEDPLPR, from the coding sequence ATGTCCCTGCCCCGCCGCTTCCTGCCATCGCTCGGCGCGCTGCGCGCGCTGGAAGCGTTGGAGCGGCTGGGCAGCCTGACGGCGGTGGCCGAGGAGCTGAACCTGAGCCAGAGCGCGGTGAGCCGGCAGTTGCAGACGCTGGAAAGTCAGTTGGGCGTGCCGCTGTTCGTGCGCGAAGGGCGGCGCGTGCGACTGACGCCGCAGACGCGGGAATATGCGGGCGAGACGCGCGCGGCGCTGAACCGGATCAGCCAGGCGTCGCTGAAGCTGGCGCTGAACCCCGGGGGCGGCAGTTTGAACCTGGCGATTTTGCCGACCTTCGGGATGCGCTGGCTGGTGCCGCGCCTGCCGGAGTTTGCGGCCGCGCATCCGGAGGTGACGCTGAACCTGTCGACCCGGCTGAAGCCGTTCAACTTTGCCGTGGAACCCTTTGACGCGGCGATACTTTTCGGAGATGGTGGCTGGCCCGGCACGCAAAGCCTGCGGCTGAAAAGCGAGGCGGTGGTGGCGGTCGCGGCCCCCGCGCTGCTGGAACGGACGCAGGTATCGGGCCCGGACGATGTGCTGTCCCTGCCCCTGTTGCATATCGAAACCCGGCCCGAGGCGTGGCGCGCGTGGTTCGCCGCGCATGGCGTCGAGACGGGCTCGGTGGCGGGCACGATCTATGACCAGTTCTCGACCATCACGCAGGCGGCTTTGCACGGGCTGGGCGTGGCGCTGTTGCCGGACTATCTGGCCGAACAGGACCTGGCCACGGGCAAGCTGGTGCCGGTCTGGGGCGGGCGCACCGACAGCCCCGGCGCCTATCACCTTGTCTGGCCCGAGGAAAAGGCGCAGGACAGCGCGGTGACGAAGTTTCGCGACTGGCTGGCGCCGCAGGCGGAGGACGAAGACCCCCTGCCCCGGTAA
- the phoB gene encoding phosphate regulon transcriptional regulator PhoB has protein sequence MASEQPSVLLVEDEPAQREVLAYNLEADGFAVTRAENGEEALMLVEEGAPDLILLDWMLPNVSGIEVCRQLKTRSETRNVPIIMLSARSEEVDRVRGLETGADDYVIKPYSVIELMARVRAQLRRTRPSTVGERLEYEDIILDSETHRVTRKGEGLKLGPTEFRLLSTFMEKPGRVWSREQLLDRVWGRDIYVDTRTVDVHIGRLRKALCQHGGDDPLRTVRGAGYSLG, from the coding sequence ATGGCAAGCGAACAGCCCAGCGTTCTTCTGGTCGAGGATGAACCGGCACAGCGCGAAGTGCTGGCCTACAACCTCGAGGCCGACGGTTTTGCCGTGACCCGCGCGGAAAACGGCGAAGAAGCCCTAATGCTGGTCGAGGAAGGCGCGCCCGACCTCATCCTGCTGGACTGGATGCTGCCCAACGTGTCCGGCATCGAGGTCTGCCGCCAGCTCAAGACCCGCTCGGAAACGCGCAACGTGCCCATCATCATGCTCTCGGCCCGCTCCGAAGAGGTGGACCGCGTGCGGGGGCTTGAGACCGGCGCCGACGACTACGTGATAAAACCCTATTCGGTGATCGAACTCATGGCCCGCGTCCGCGCCCAGCTGCGCCGCACCCGGCCCTCGACCGTGGGCGAGCGGCTGGAATACGAGGATATCATCCTCGATTCCGAAACCCACCGCGTCACCCGCAAGGGCGAGGGGCTGAAGCTCGGGCCCACCGAGTTCCGCTTACTCTCGACCTTCATGGAAAAGCCGGGCCGGGTCTGGAGCCGCGAGCAATTGCTCGACCGCGTCTGGGGCCGCGATATCTATGTCGACACCCGCACCGTCGATGTCCATATCGGCCGTTTGCGCAAGGCGCTTTGCCAGCATGGCGGCGACGACCCGCTGCGCACGGTGCGCGGGGCCGGGTACTCGCTCGGCTGA
- the phoU gene encoding phosphate signaling complex protein PhoU — translation MNDEHISSAFDRDLETVQALIMKMGGLVEEAIMNAAISLDTRDEELAEKVRAGDRVIDDLEEQIDQETARTIALRAPTAIDLRVILTVMKIASNLERIGDYAKNMAKRTTVLAQMTPITGATASLRRMARETERMLRDVLDAYIQRDADLAREVIQRDHDVDQMYNALFREFLTFMMEDPRNITPCMHLHFIAKNTERMGDHVTNIAEQVVYLVTGTIPEDGRPKSDKTSLDPKVSPQVGA, via the coding sequence ATGAACGACGAACACATCTCATCGGCCTTCGACCGTGACCTCGAAACCGTCCAGGCGCTGATCATGAAGATGGGCGGCCTGGTGGAAGAGGCGATCATGAACGCCGCCATCTCGCTCGACACCCGCGACGAGGAACTGGCCGAAAAGGTCCGCGCCGGCGACCGCGTGATCGACGACCTCGAAGAGCAGATCGACCAGGAAACCGCGCGTACCATTGCCCTGCGCGCGCCCACCGCCATCGACCTGCGCGTGATCCTGACGGTGATGAAAATCGCCTCGAACCTCGAGCGTATCGGCGACTACGCCAAGAACATGGCCAAGCGCACCACGGTGCTCGCCCAGATGACCCCGATCACCGGCGCCACCGCCTCGCTGCGCCGCATGGCCCGCGAAACCGAACGCATGCTGCGCGACGTGCTGGACGCGTATATTCAGCGCGACGCGGACCTGGCCCGCGAGGTGATCCAGCGCGACCACGACGTGGACCAGATGTACAACGCGCTCTTCCGCGAATTCCTGACCTTCATGATGGAAGACCCGCGCAACATCACCCCCTGCATGCACCTGCATTTCATCGCCAAGAACACCGAGCGCATGGGCGACCACGTCACCAACATCGCCGAGCAAGTGGTCTATCTCGTCACCGGCACCATTCCCGAGGACGGCCGCCCGAAAAGCGACAAGACCTCGCTCGACCCCAAGGTCTCGCCGCAGGTCGGCGCATAA
- the pstB gene encoding phosphate ABC transporter ATP-binding protein PstB, translated as MYDTPNTERAVDQKDIKFSAKGVQVYYGDTHAIKDVDVALEDKTVTAFIGPSGCGKSTFLRCLNRMNDTIDVCRVEGDILLDGEDIYDKSVDPVQLRAKVGMVFQKPNPFPKSIYDNIAYGPRIHGMAKNKAELDEIVERALRRGAIWDEVKDRLQASGTGLSGGQQQRLCIARAVATEPEVLLMDEPCSALDPIATAQVEELIDELRAEYSVVIVTHSMQQAARVSQKTAFFHLGNLVEFGETGKIFTNPEDERTESYITGRIG; from the coding sequence ATGTACGATACGCCAAATACGGAGAGAGCCGTGGATCAGAAAGACATCAAATTCTCGGCCAAGGGCGTTCAGGTCTATTACGGCGACACCCACGCCATCAAGGACGTGGACGTCGCGCTGGAAGACAAGACCGTCACCGCCTTCATCGGGCCGTCGGGCTGCGGCAAGTCCACCTTCCTGCGCTGTCTCAACCGGATGAACGATACGATTGACGTCTGCCGGGTCGAGGGCGATATCCTGCTCGACGGCGAGGATATCTACGACAAATCGGTCGATCCCGTCCAACTGCGCGCCAAGGTCGGCATGGTGTTCCAGAAACCCAACCCGTTTCCCAAGTCGATCTACGACAACATCGCGTACGGCCCCCGCATCCACGGCATGGCCAAGAACAAGGCCGAGCTTGACGAGATCGTCGAGCGCGCCCTGCGCCGCGGCGCCATCTGGGACGAGGTCAAGGACCGCCTGCAAGCCTCCGGTACCGGCCTTTCGGGGGGACAGCAGCAACGCCTCTGCATCGCCCGCGCCGTGGCGACCGAACCCGAGGTCTTGCTGATGGACGAACCGTGCTCGGCGCTCGACCCCATCGCCACCGCCCAGGTCGAGGAGCTGATCGACGAGCTGCGCGCAGAGTATTCCGTGGTGATCGTGACCCACTCGATGCAGCAGGCCGCGCGCGTCAGCCAGAAAACCGCCTTTTTTCACTTGGGCAACCTCGTGGAATTCGGCGAAACCGGCAAGATCTTCACCAACCCTGAAGACGAGCGCACCGAAAGCTACATTACCGGCCGTATCGGCTAA